DNA sequence from the Nitrososphaerota archaeon genome:
CCGAAGCGATGGGAATCAACTTTCCAGCTTCTCTACTACCAGCTCGAGCCCTCTGACTTCTTTAACCTTTACAGCGTCCCCCTTCCTCAGGTCCTGCTGGGAGGTCACGCTCCACTGCTCTGCCCCGACCAGTGCTACCCCCTTCTTGCCAGCCGTAAGGTCGGTCTCCATGACACCTTCCTTCCCGATCCGCGCGGCCGGGTCGTTCACCTTCGGCCTGTTCATGAGACCCTCTCTGATGGAGCGGAGGTAGAGGCTCGCGACCACGATCCCGACGGCCAGGGCTGCAATCAGCGCATAGGTTATGTTCGGGATGCCGGAGAAGTTGACCCCTGGAAGCGCCGGGTTCGCCGCCGAGGCTGGAGGAAACTCGAAGACCAGGAGGAAGCCGACCACGAAGATGATGACCCCTATCACGGCGCTCACTCCATGTTGGGTCTTCACTTCCAGGAAGATAAAGGCAGCACCCACGATCATGAGGAATACTGCCAGGGGCGAGGCGCCGAAGACGCCCAGCCCGAGGAGGGCCAGCGCTATTATCACGACTCCGACGATGGAGAGGACGATGGTGGGATGATAGATGTCCGCGAGGACAGCGAAGACCCCCACCAGGAAGAGGAGACCAGAAACGTTGGGGTCGCTCAGGATTGAGATCAGGGTAGACCTGATTCCGGGGGAGTCGATGCCGATGGATGTTGGCACGCCAAGCTCCGCCAGGGCCCCTGACACGGAGGTCGAGTTCAGCACTCCGTCGATCACGTGCTCAGCCAGTGCTTCAGAGGCGGTGTAGGACTGGTGGTGGCCCGGAGTGACCATCTGGCCTGAGGCCGTCGCGTTCCTTCCGTTGGCGGAGGTCAGAGCCTGCATGTACGATTTGAACGCCGAGATGTCTTTGCTGAGGGTCGAGTTCTCCTCGCCGGTCGGGATGCCCGAGACAATCGGAGTTGCGGAGCCTATCGTCGTCCCCGGGACCATGTATATCTTCGAAGAGGCCTCTGCGATGTACGAGCCTGCGGAAAACGCGAACGCGCCCTGGGGCGCGACAAGGGTAACGAAGCTACCTCCCCACTGCTGGTAGGACGAGATAGTGTTTACCATCGACTCCATGCTTCCTCCGTCACCCCCGTTCGTCTGGAGGACGAGGATGAAGTGCCCGGCGCAAGCCGCCTTTGCGTTGCTGACCGCGGTTGCTAGGAAGTCTGCGGATCCAGGGTCGATGTTCTGGTTGAGCGAGGCTACGTACCATCCGTTCTGGGAAGTGCAGGTCTGGGCGCGGGCGGGGGCGACCTGGGCGGCGAAGGCGAGGAGAATCGCGAGGGCAAGGACGAGCCTGAGAGTCTTCAAACTTGAAGGCATGCTCCGCGGTCTGACATAAATACTGTTGCGAGCCGACCCAGGCACGGAGTGCCTCGGCCCAAGGTCACAGTTATGGACCATCCGATGGTGATGGAGCAGCTGGCGCTCGCCCGGGACAGGCAGACGAACCAGGTGGCGTTCAGGAAGGCGATATATCGATTGGGGCGCTTTATGGCCTATGAGTTCCTTAGGACCATGGAGACCCAGCAGGTCGAGTTGCAGACGCCCCTCGCCAAGTCCTCTGGAAGGAGACTAAAGGGGAAAGACAAGGTCGTGATCATCCTCGTCCTGAGGGCGGCGATTCCCTTTGTCGAAGGGATGTACAAGAATCTGCCCATGGCCAGGACCGGGGTGATAAGCGCCTGGCGCGGAAGGGCCCCGAACTTCCCCGTAGAAGTCCAGTACGCCAAGGTCCCAGAGATAAGGCGGGACGACGTCGTGATAATAGCCGACCCGATGCTTGCGACCGGTCACACCCTGGTGGAGGTTGCGAAGAAGGTAGCGGAAATGGGGAAGCCGAAGCGGCTGGCGTTCTTCTCGGTCATCTCCGCGATGCAGGGCATCGAATACGTGGCGAAGCACTTCCCCAAGGCTGAGTTCTACACCTGTGCCGTCGACCCGGAGCTCGACGACCATGGATACATCGTTCCCGGTCTGGGAGACGCGGGGGACAGGGCCTTCGGCGCCCCGACTAGGTAGCGGCGACCTTCTTCAGCTGGCCGTTGTACATCGAGACTATCTCCTCGACTGTGGTCCCGTCCTCCGGCCTCTTGTCGTCCCTCACCCTTCCCGTGAACTTCGGAAACCTCAGTGATATGCCCGCGCCCGGCCTCACCCTTCCGAGGGCCGCAGTGTGGATGGGAGAGAGGGTCAGCTCCGACGCGATCGTTTCGATGACCAGCTGCGGCCTGAACCAGACGTCTGGGACCATGTTCGACTCGACGTTCGGAGGTTTGACATGGCTCTCGAAGGGCTTCAGGAGCTTAGGGATAGCCGCGAGGTCCTGGTCGGAGAAGCCCGTCCCGACTTTGGCGACGCTGGAGTAGACCCCCCTCTTCGCGTCGTAGGCGCCGAGAAGGTAGGTTCCGTAGTTCCCTGCGCGCCTTCCTTTTCCGTGGAATGCCCCTATTATCGGAAGGTCGATGGTGTCGGTGAGCTCGCTCCTGTACTCCCTCTTCAGCTTGATCCATGCGAACTCCCTTGCCCCTGCCCGATAGGTCGACTTCGGGTCCTTGACGACCAGCCCTTCGCAGCCGTTCTCGATGGCCTCTTCCATGAATCTCTCCAGGTCTGCCGGGTCTGAGGCGGTCAGGGCGGGGACGAGCCGAGTCCTTTCGGTTTCCTCGACCACCTCGAGCATCTTGCTCCTTCTCACCGTGTAGGCCTTGCCCGTGTAATCCGTCGAACCGGCGAGAAGGATGTCGAAGAAGTTCAGGGCCACGGGGTAGTCTTCGACCGCCTGCTGGACCCCGTGCTTCCGACGCCTGTGCATGAGTTCCTGGAAGGGAAGGTATTCTCCGGTGTCCTCGTTGATGGCGACCACCTCGGCCTCGAGTATTGCTGACTTCGCGGAGACGTGAGTCTTCACCAGCTCGACTGCGTCTGGGTAGTTCCCGGTAATCACCTCCAGCCTCCTTGAGAACAGGGAAACGCTGTTGCCTGACTTATGTATCTGCAGTCGTTCTCCGTCCAGCTTGTACTCGGCCACCACGGACTTCGACCCTATCTTCTTCACTATCGCCTCGGCAGACGGAAGCCTCTCCGCCAGCATCGGCCGGATGGGGACCCCGACCTCCACCCGGATCGACTCCACCCCCTTCAGGCCCTTCGACGCTACGCTCTCCACTATGAAGCCAAGGTCTGGGTGGACGTTGTAGGCGCGTTCGAGTTTTGGCCTCTCCGTCTTGCCGCCAAGGAAGGCGACCGCAGCCGCGTCCAGGACTGTGTAGTCTGCGACCCCGAGCCTCAGCTCTCCAGTCACCGTCCGCATGATGAACTTCGCCTCGAGCGGGGACGCGTCGTTTAGCAGGCTGACCAGCTTGCGCTGTTTGGCCTCGACGGACCCGGCACCTCCCTGGCCAGCCATCCTCAGGAGGGTGGAGTAGACCCTCTTCAGTGTCAGCCCTTCTGCAAAGAGGGTCCCCTGGCGCCTGTTTCCTAGCAGTTTCTCGGCCGCTCCCCCAATGTCTCCGAGCTTCACATAGGTCTGGTAGACTGAGTTCGGAGAGAGGCCTCCAGCCTTCCCTATGGCCCTGAGGGCCATCTTCTCCGCCAGGCCCAGCTCCACCCCTTCGTAGTCTGGCTTCAGCTTCCCCTGGGTGAGGTAGACGAGCGTGGCGAGCTCATCCCTGGGGACCGCCTTCAGCAGAGAGGCCAGCACTTGCGTCATTTCGTTCCTCCCAGAGATGCCCTCGAGCCTTGAGTAGGACTCGGCCACGACGGAGTAATCCAAGGCGCCCGTCGAGCGGATCGGAGGCTTAAACCCCTTTTCCCGTTCCGCACCGGAAAGCCTTATTTCCAGTGTCGGCGGGTGCGTTCTGAAATCACTTGGGAGGAGTCAAGAAGAAATCCATGGCCTCCATGGAGAAGTCCCAGGATTCAGACGAGACAGCGCAGCAGTCAGGGGCTGCGACCAAGGGGAAGAAGGGAAAGGAGCAGAAGGCTGCGCCTCAGCAGCAGCAGAAGCGACTTCCGTTCCTTCCACCTAAGATGAGCGAGCAGGAGATGCTCAAGAGCCTCACCCCACTGAAGGCGATAACAGTCTATACGGCATCGAGGGCCCTTGGGGTCAACGCTTCCATCGCGACGGGCATCCTCCGCGAGATGGAGACGAAGAACCTCGTAAGGAAGGCAGGCGGGTTCAGCGGCCACACGGTCTGGGCTATGGCTTCGGCCTAGCTGCCTAGTCGCGGCTGATCTCGAACTCGCGGCGGTCGTTTTCATTCGCGAGGCACTGTAACTGGGTCCTGGGATCAAGCATTTTCAGAAAGAAGGTCTGTGAATCCAGGATTCCGGAAGAATGACTGGCCGTCTTATTGGGACGGTTGAAGGCTGGCTGCGACCGCTTCCAGCCTTACCGTGTCCCCACGCTTCACTCCTTCGAGGGCTGAGAGCCCGTCCTCGACCTTCCCGATCGGATTGAGGGGCATTTCACTGCGCGAGTCTTTGAGGAAGAAGCAGACGAGCCCCCCCGAAGGCAGGAAGGCGACGTCGCCTCGGGAGTAGGACGTCCTCCCCTTTTCGACGCCCACCCGCATGGGAGTGAACAGAGCGACGAGGCTCGGCTGGACATTGACCCGACTGTCGATGGGGAACACCCGGAGAAGCGCGTTCACCGTGAGGGGTGCGAGATGCTTGAACAGAGACACTTTGGCGACCCCTCTTCCGGGGACTGTGGCAAGGCACTCGACCTTGGAGACTGATGCCGCTGGAGCCTCGGGGGACGACACTTCAGCAAGCCCCGCCGGTCGCCCTTATTCGCTTTTCGTGGGTCGCGCGGAAAAAGACTTATCAGATGACGGCGAAGGGGCAAATTCGCTCCGGGGCTCCTCGATGTCACCTACTAAGATACAGAAGAAGGCTAGGCAACCCTCAATCGCTTCTTTTGAGGTCAAGATAGGTCCTCCGAAGCTCACGAGGTTTGAAAGGGCCAGGATTGTTGGCGCAAGGTCACTGCAGATCGCCATGGGGGCGCCGTCCTTTATTCCGATGGAGGGACGTTACAGAGGGCCCATAGAGATAGCAACGTTAGAGCTGGAGGAAGACGCCCTTCCGATATCGATCAGAAGGTCTCTCCCGAACGGAGTCACCCAGGACATCCCGATAAAAGCCCTGTCCAAGTAACCCCCGGTCGAGACATGCAGAGGATTGCGATATTCGTAACCGAACGCCTGGCGGACGAGGCCAGGAAGATCCTTTCAGACTACGATGTCTTCGAGCTTGAGGCTGACGACGGTGCCCTGGCCCGATGCGAGGTCCTGATGACCAGGCCTTCGCGTGCGAGGAAAGAGACTTTGTCAAAGTTGACCAAGCTCAGGATGGTCCAGACCATGTCAGCCGGGGTCGATAGCTTGGACTTCACGCTGCTCGCAGATGGTGTCATCGTGTGCTCCAACGCAGGAGCGTACACCGGCCCGGTGGCCGAGCACGCCTGGGGGGTCCTACTCGGGCTTGCGAAGGGACTCCACGCAAGGAAACAGCAGGTCGTCCCGAGAACGCTCAGGGGGAGGACTCTCCTAGTCCTAGGGTGTGGAGCCATCGGCTCGGAAGTCGCCAGGCTCTCGAAGTCCCTCGGAATGAAAACTATCGGGGTCTCGAGGTCGTTCCCAAACCCGGAGCTCTTCGACGAGAAGCATGGCCTGGCGGAGCTCGGGTCTGTCATCGGCCTGGCAGATGCCGTGGTGATATCACTTCCCCTGACCGGGGCGACCAGGGGCGTGATCAGCTACGACATATTATCGAGGGCGAAAGAGCACGTCTGCATGGTCAACGTCGGAAGGGGAGAGCTCGCAGGGGAGGCGGACCTGATCAGGTGGCTCAGAGAACGGCCCGAGAGCAGGTATGCGACCGACGTGTTCTGGAAGAAAAGAGGAAAGGAGAGTTTCGAGAGTACGGCCTGGGAGCTACCCAACTTTGCTGGGACACTCCACATCTCGGGGCTCCCCCTCGGTGAGAAGCTGATCGGCCCTATAGTGGCGGCCGCGAAGAACGTCTCAATGTACCTCCAGACAGGGGAGGCCCACAACCGGGTCGACCGGTCAGAATATTCCTAGGATTTCGACCGTCAGCCCCCATAGCATTAAATATCCGATGTCGGGGCCGTGGAAAACAAGGTCAGACACATGCCAACAAGAAAGAAATCCGACTCAGGCGAGTCTGAGGAACACTCTGGGGAACAAATGGCAGCACCAATGCCAGCCCCAAGCGCACCAATGCAAACCCAAGGCGCGCCCTCGCAAAGGGCGCCTTCCAACCACATATTCGTCGGCAAGAAGCCTGTCATGAGCTACGCGATGAGCGCGCTCATACAGCTCACTCAAGCCGGTGAGATAGTGGTCAAGGCAAGGGGAATGGCCATCGGCAGAGCAGTCGACGTGGCGGAGATCGTCACGAAGCGGCTCGCTAACGGCCAGTTCAGAGTCAAGGACATCGGCATAAACACCGAAGTCGTTGGCGAAGGCGCTGAGCAGAGAAACGTCTCCTCAATAGAAATAGTCGTCGGCAAGTAAGAACAGCGACACCATTGAAACGTCAGGTGGATCGTATTCGCTAGCGGACGCTGTTTCTGGACTTTCGCGAGTACCGACCGCAGAGAAGGAGCTTCGTGCTCCTGCTCGTCCTTTTTATCATGAGTTCCCGTCTAAGGGCTTCTCCCCTGTTCCGTGATTCTTCAAGGTAGGACAGCACAACGGGGCCTCGGCCGCGGGTGTACCTGGCCCCGTTCCCTGAGTTGTGCTCTTCAAGCCGCCTTTCCATGTCGGTTGTGTACCCGGTGTAGAGCGTCCCGTCCGAGCAGGTCAGGATGTAGACGTAGTGTCGTCGCTTTGGCATGCCGCCCGCGGATCGAGGCCGCCCATCCTGCGAAAAGGATTTTCGGGCAAGGGGCCTACGTATTCGCCCGGAAGGTACAGGACGTTGAGCGCCCCTTCCCCGACGAGGACGGGGATTGCCTCCCCGGCTAGAAGGATTCGAACGAGACGCCTACTCGAACCATGCGGGTTTCGCAGGGGAGCCCACTTCAGTAGGGCCACTCAAGGATCAGGGTAACCGATAAATCCACGGTGGCGGGGCGCGGGACAAGTTGACCCTCGAAGTCATCATCGGGCCAATGTTCTCGGGCAAGACCTCGGAGCTCATCAGGCTGGTGGAGAGGGAGGTCTACGCCAAAAGGAAGGGTGCCATCTTCAAGATAGCCTTCGACAAGAGATACAGCGCGCGCCAGGTGGTCACTCACAACGGGCTGAGGTACGACGCCTACACCGTGGCCTCCTCCGCGCACGGGCTGAAGAAGATAGAGGAGCTCGCCGGCCCTGACGGCCTCGACGCCATAGGTGTGGACGAGGTGAACTTCTTCCCCGAGGAGATCGTGGGACTTCTGGACAGGCTGGCCGACAAGAAGAAGGTCATCGCCTGCGGCCTCAACCTGAACTTCAGGGCCGAGCCCTTCCCGTCAACCATGGAGCTGGCGGCTAGGGCCGACAGGGTCAGGTATCTCAGCGCAGTGTGTGTCGTCTGCGGCCAAGAGGCGACGAGGACCCAGAGGCTCATAGGCGGGAAGCCGGCCCCGAAGGATTCTCCGGTCATTGTGGTTGGGGGCAAGGAGCTCTACGAACCGCGGTGCAGGAACTGCTATGTCTCCCCTCGGTGACTTCCGCAGGGCGAACGATTGATAATGTCCGAGTTCTGGTGTTCGTCGAGGGTGCCGAACTAAGTGACTCAAGAACCCCTGGATGAAAAGGGGAGGCCGTATCACATCAGACTCGAGAAGAGGCAGGTCGGCAGCATCGCGTTCCTTCCGGGAGACCCGGCGAGAGTCGCAAGGATAGCCCAGAGGCTCACGCGCCCTGAGCAGCTCTCTTCGAACAGAGAGTTCACGGCCTACGGGGGTTACGTGGGGAAGGAGCGAATCGTCGTGATAAGCACTGGGATTGGAGGTCCGGCCACGGCGATTGTCGTGGAGGAGTTGGCAAGGCTTGGCGTCAGGACTATGATCCGAGTTGGTACCTGCGGAGCGATCACGAGCAGGGCGAAGGTCGGTTCTGTCATCATCGCGGACGCTGCTGTCAGGATGGACGGGACCAGCGCCCTCTACGTCCAGCGAGGATATCCGGCTGCAGCGACCCCTGGCATCGTAATGGCCCTTTCACATGCGGCAAGGAAGCTCAAGGTCCAGGGCACCGTCGGGATCGCGGCATCGACCGATTCCTTCTACGTGGGCCAGGGACGGAAGGGCTTCGGCGGCTACTTCCCACCCGAGAGCGCCGGGATTACGAAGCGGCTGCAGCAGGCCCGCGTGCTCTGTTTCGAGATGGAGGCCGCCACGCTCTTCACTCTGGGAAGGCTCTTCGGCCTGCAGACTGGCGCCGTCTTCGCGGTCGTAGCCAATAGGGCGACCAACGAGTTCAAGCTGGGCTCAGGCATCGACGCGGCCATCGACGTCGCAGTCGGTTCAGTCCGCCACTTCAAGAAGTACGGCGTCTGAACGGACCTTCCGCGACCCTGGCCAGCACATCCCTGCCTTGGAGTAGCCCGAGGGAGCCCCTCCTCGCGCCCCTTTCAGTGAAGCGCTTGGCATCCCTCTTCTGGCCTCCCGTAATCAGGAGTGGGACGGGGTCGCTCGAATGCATCATCATGGTGCAGGGCGTCGCATGGTCGCAGGAGACTCCGAGCCTGATGTCTGATCCGTCGTCTTTCACCGTCGAAAAGAAACCCCTGTCGATTTCCTCGATGCTCTTCTTCTTGCCCACCGCGTCTCCGTCATGCCCGAACTCGTCGGGCCCTTTGATGTGCACGTAGACCACCGTCCCCTCGTGCAGTTCCCTGGTGAAGAGTGATGCCTTTTCCCTGATGTCCTTCCTGTCGGCGACCTCGACCATCTTCATCCTCAGGATCCTGGCTATCCCCACCTCAGCTGGCATCTCGACGACTGCCGTTCCCTTCATGCCGTACTTCGTCTCGAAGGGTTCGACCTGGGGGACGTGGTCCCCCGCGTCGCGGAGAAGGATGGCATTGGCGGGGACCTTCCCTTCCCGCTTTCGCTCCCGGTTGACATCGCTCGAGGCGAGGACGACGAGGCTCTTGGCGGTGAACTCGTTGACTAGCCTCGCAGCCAGTCTGGCGGCTGGGTCATCCGACTCCGGGCGGCATTCGAGGACGCGCTCGTTGGTCTTCGTCGGCCTCGCGGCTCCGAAGCCTCCCACCTTCGCGTAGGCGGGGTCGGTGTTGGTAATCCCGGCTGAAAGGCCACCCCTCGACCGGATGACGAGGACCCCCCTATACGAGATGGTTGGTCTGAATTCGAACTCCGCGTCTCGCAGCTTGATGGTCTTCAGGTCCTCTGAGAGACGGAGCGCCTCTGCTTCGGTCAGGTTTCTCCCCGCCCTCCGGTCGACGATGCGCCTCCCCACCACCGACGCAAAGTTCGCCCTCAGGGCCAGGTCCCCTCGCTCGAGGTCAACGCCCGCCCCGACGGCCTCCACGACCCCTCGACCAGGGTATCCCTGGTCGAACGAATAGCCAAGCATGTTGAAGACCGCGATGTCGGACTCAGGCGCGACCCCTCTCCGGACCGTCACCACCCTTCCGAGTCTTGAGCGGCTTGCGATCTCGTCGAGGTTCGGGGTGAAAGCCGCCTCGAG
Encoded proteins:
- a CDS encoding thymidine kinase, which encodes MTLEVIIGPMFSGKTSELIRLVEREVYAKRKGAIFKIAFDKRYSARQVVTHNGLRYDAYTVASSAHGLKKIEELAGPDGLDAIGVDEVNFFPEEIVGLLDRLADKKKVIACGLNLNFRAEPFPSTMELAARADRVRYLSAVCVVCGQEATRTQRLIGGKPAPKDSPVIVVGGKELYEPRCRNCYVSPR
- a CDS encoding DNA-directed RNA polymerase subunit K, coding for MGRAEKDLSDDGEGANSLRGSSMSPTKIQKKARQPSIASFEVKIGPPKLTRFERARIVGARSLQIAMGAPSFIPMEGRYRGPIEIATLELEEDALPISIRRSLPNGVTQDIPIKALSK
- the upp gene encoding uracil phosphoribosyltransferase, giving the protein MPRPKVTVMDHPMVMEQLALARDRQTNQVAFRKAIYRLGRFMAYEFLRTMETQQVELQTPLAKSSGRRLKGKDKVVIILVLRAAIPFVEGMYKNLPMARTGVISAWRGRAPNFPVEVQYAKVPEIRRDDVVIIADPMLATGHTLVEVAKKVAEMGKPKRLAFFSVISAMQGIEYVAKHFPKAEFYTCAVDPELDDHGYIVPGLGDAGDRAFGAPTR
- a CDS encoding GIY-YIG nuclease family protein codes for the protein MPKRRHYVYILTCSDGTLYTGYTTDMERRLEEHNSGNGARYTRGRGPVVLSYLEESRNRGEALRRELMIKRTSRSTKLLLCGRYSRKSRNSVR
- a CDS encoding ATP-dependent DNA ligase, which codes for MDYSVVAESYSRLEGISGRNEMTQVLASLLKAVPRDELATLVYLTQGKLKPDYEGVELGLAEKMALRAIGKAGGLSPNSVYQTYVKLGDIGGAAEKLLGNRRQGTLFAEGLTLKRVYSTLLRMAGQGGAGSVEAKQRKLVSLLNDASPLEAKFIMRTVTGELRLGVADYTVLDAAAVAFLGGKTERPKLERAYNVHPDLGFIVESVASKGLKGVESIRVEVGVPIRPMLAERLPSAEAIVKKIGSKSVVAEYKLDGERLQIHKSGNSVSLFSRRLEVITGNYPDAVELVKTHVSAKSAILEAEVVAINEDTGEYLPFQELMHRRRKHGVQQAVEDYPVALNFFDILLAGSTDYTGKAYTVRRSKMLEVVEETERTRLVPALTASDPADLERFMEEAIENGCEGLVVKDPKSTYRAGAREFAWIKLKREYRSELTDTIDLPIIGAFHGKGRRAGNYGTYLLGAYDAKRGVYSSVAKVGTGFSDQDLAAIPKLLKPFESHVKPPNVESNMVPDVWFRPQLVIETIASELTLSPIHTAALGRVRPGAGISLRFPKFTGRVRDDKRPEDGTTVEEIVSMYNGQLKKVAAT
- a CDS encoding nucleoside phosphorylase yields the protein MTQEPLDEKGRPYHIRLEKRQVGSIAFLPGDPARVARIAQRLTRPEQLSSNREFTAYGGYVGKERIVVISTGIGGPATAIVVEELARLGVRTMIRVGTCGAITSRAKVGSVIIADAAVRMDGTSALYVQRGYPAAATPGIVMALSHAARKLKVQGTVGIAASTDSFYVGQGRKGFGGYFPPESAGITKRLQQARVLCFEMEAATLFTLGRLFGLQTGAVFAVVANRATNEFKLGSGIDAAIDVAVGSVRHFKKYGV
- a CDS encoding 40S ribosomal protein S25; translated protein: MGGVKKKSMASMEKSQDSDETAQQSGAATKGKKGKEQKAAPQQQQKRLPFLPPKMSEQEMLKSLTPLKAITVYTASRALGVNASIATGILREMETKNLVRKAGGFSGHTVWAMASA
- a CDS encoding DNA-binding protein encodes the protein MQTQGAPSQRAPSNHIFVGKKPVMSYAMSALIQLTQAGEIVVKARGMAIGRAVDVAEIVTKRLANGQFRVKDIGINTEVVGEGAEQRNVSSIEIVVGK
- a CDS encoding alkaline phosphatase family protein, with the translated sequence MKIGYVLLDGCADRPNPKLNFTTPLEAAFTPNLDEIASRSRLGRVVTVRRGVAPESDIAVFNMLGYSFDQGYPGRGVVEAVGAGVDLERGDLALRANFASVVGRRIVDRRAGRNLTEAEALRLSEDLKTIKLRDAEFEFRPTISYRGVLVIRSRGGLSAGITNTDPAYAKVGGFGAARPTKTNERVLECRPESDDPAARLAARLVNEFTAKSLVVLASSDVNRERKREGKVPANAILLRDAGDHVPQVEPFETKYGMKGTAVVEMPAEVGIARILRMKMVEVADRKDIREKASLFTRELHEGTVVYVHIKGPDEFGHDGDAVGKKKSIEEIDRGFFSTVKDDGSDIRLGVSCDHATPCTMMMHSSDPVPLLITGGQKRDAKRFTERGARRGSLGLLQGRDVLARVAEGPFRRRTS
- a CDS encoding 3-phosphoglycerate dehydrogenase; this encodes MQRIAIFVTERLADEARKILSDYDVFELEADDGALARCEVLMTRPSRARKETLSKLTKLRMVQTMSAGVDSLDFTLLADGVIVCSNAGAYTGPVAEHAWGVLLGLAKGLHARKQQVVPRTLRGRTLLVLGCGAIGSEVARLSKSLGMKTIGVSRSFPNPELFDEKHGLAELGSVIGLADAVVISLPLTGATRGVISYDILSRAKEHVCMVNVGRGELAGEADLIRWLRERPESRYATDVFWKKRGKESFESTAWELPNFAGTLHISGLPLGEKLIGPIVAAAKNVSMYLQTGEAHNRVDRSEYS